One Verrucomicrobiaceae bacterium genomic window carries:
- a CDS encoding ketoacyl-ACP synthase III, giving the protein MPLLKINGVSLAGVASAVPAAKWDSAAAVAAFGAEDLAKITRSTGVKQRHVSTGTLCASDLCYEAADRLINELGWERDSVDFLLFVSQTGDHVLPATSCVLQHRLVLSKDCACFDIGMGCSGYVYGLWTASSLIAASGLKRGLLLVGDTIGRLTSPQDRSTSLLFGDAGSATALIQDGNASSMTFSLGTDGAGWKNLIVPAGGCRIPASVETAQRHKVEGNNERGQQDLYMDGAEIFAFTLAEVPPLIAGLMESSGWTAADVDAFLFHQANKFMLQHLGTKMNVPLDKTPLSLGEYGNTSCASIPLTLTVTRRDALAAGSLRLVMAGFGVGYSWAGCSLTTGPLICPELILVDEKR; this is encoded by the coding sequence ATGCCATTGCTCAAAATCAACGGAGTCAGCCTCGCTGGCGTCGCCAGTGCCGTTCCCGCAGCAAAGTGGGATAGTGCAGCGGCTGTCGCTGCCTTTGGGGCCGAAGATCTCGCCAAGATCACCCGTAGCACGGGGGTCAAACAGCGCCATGTCTCCACAGGCACGCTCTGTGCCTCTGATTTGTGCTATGAAGCCGCAGATCGACTGATAAACGAACTCGGCTGGGAACGAGACAGCGTGGACTTTCTCCTTTTTGTCTCACAAACAGGCGATCATGTGCTTCCAGCCACGAGCTGTGTGCTCCAGCATCGTTTGGTCCTCTCGAAGGACTGTGCCTGCTTTGACATTGGCATGGGCTGCTCAGGTTATGTGTACGGCCTTTGGACGGCGAGCAGCCTCATCGCCGCATCAGGTCTGAAACGCGGCCTCTTGCTCGTCGGTGACACGATTGGTCGGCTCACCTCGCCACAGGATCGTTCCACTTCGTTACTCTTCGGTGATGCGGGCAGTGCTACCGCACTCATACAGGATGGGAATGCCTCTTCGATGACATTCTCGCTCGGTACAGACGGTGCAGGCTGGAAAAACCTCATCGTGCCCGCAGGTGGCTGCCGCATTCCCGCCAGTGTGGAAACTGCCCAGCGTCATAAAGTGGAAGGGAATAATGAACGTGGTCAGCAGGACCTCTATATGGATGGAGCAGAAATTTTTGCCTTCACCCTGGCTGAGGTGCCGCCGCTCATCGCCGGACTGATGGAGTCAAGCGGATGGACAGCCGCAGACGTGGACGCTTTCCTCTTTCATCAGGCAAATAAATTCATGCTCCAGCACCTCGGCACCAAGATGAACGTGCCGTTGGATAAAACCCCACTCTCCCTCGGTGAGTATGGCAACACTAGCTGTGCCTCTATCCCACTCACACTCACCGTCACCCGTAGAGATGCCCTCGCTGCAGGCTCACTGCGCCTCGTGATGGCCGGATTCGGCGTCGGCTACTCTTGGGCAGGCTGCTCTCTCACCACTGGCCCCTTGATCTGCCCAGAGCTGATACTCGTGGACGAAAAACGATGA
- a CDS encoding ketoacyl-ACP synthase III: MNVFIKAIEYHLPERVLGNEELSREFPEWTPERIEAKIGITERHIAAEGETAADLGVKAAQKLFASGACTPADIDFLLFCTQSPDYCLPTSACVMQHRLGLPTTAGALDFNLGCSGYVYGLSLAKGLIETGQAKRVLLITADTYSKFMHVQDKSVRTLFGDAAAATLLEAGEQESVGPFVFGTDGAGAHHLIVEAGAARKPQSSDEVSWDEHGNPKSESCLFMNGPEIFAFTQDMVPKSIDTLLAKVEMKHDDIDLFVFHQANQYMLEFLRRKIGIPKEKFVVSMRTTGNTVSATIPIALREAQKEGKLHAGMKIMLVGFGVGYSWAATLLRWQA; this comes from the coding sequence ATGAACGTCTTCATCAAAGCCATCGAATACCATCTGCCGGAGCGCGTGCTCGGTAATGAGGAGCTCTCCCGCGAGTTTCCCGAATGGACGCCAGAGCGCATTGAGGCAAAAATCGGGATCACCGAGCGCCACATCGCTGCTGAAGGTGAAACCGCCGCCGATCTCGGCGTGAAGGCCGCGCAGAAGCTTTTTGCTAGCGGAGCCTGCACGCCAGCGGACATCGACTTTTTGCTCTTTTGCACGCAAAGCCCGGATTATTGCCTGCCGACGAGCGCCTGCGTCATGCAGCATCGCCTGGGCCTTCCGACGACGGCTGGAGCGCTCGACTTCAATCTCGGCTGCTCCGGCTATGTTTATGGCCTGAGCCTCGCCAAGGGCCTGATCGAGACGGGACAGGCGAAGCGAGTGCTCCTCATCACCGCAGACACCTATAGCAAATTCATGCATGTTCAGGACAAGTCCGTCCGCACCCTTTTCGGCGATGCCGCTGCTGCCACACTGTTAGAAGCGGGTGAGCAGGAAAGTGTCGGTCCTTTTGTCTTTGGCACCGATGGGGCAGGGGCACATCATCTCATCGTCGAAGCCGGTGCTGCACGTAAACCACAGTCCAGTGACGAAGTCTCCTGGGATGAACACGGCAATCCAAAGAGCGAAAGCTGCCTTTTCATGAATGGGCCCGAGATTTTCGCCTTCACGCAGGATATGGTGCCCAAGTCGATCGACACCCTACTCGCGAAAGTGGAGATGAAGCACGATGACATCGACCTTTTCGTTTTCCACCAAGCCAACCAATACATGTTGGAATTTTTGCGCCGCAAAATAGGCATCCCCAAGGAAAAATTCGTCGTCAGCATGCGGACCACAGGCAATACCGTCTCTGCCACCATCCCCATCGCTCTTCGCGAGGCCCAAAAAGAAGGCAAGCTGCATGCAGGAATGAAAATCATGTTGGTGGGCTTCGGTGTCGGCTACTCATGGGCCGCCACACTTCTGCGCTGGCAGGCATGA
- a CDS encoding nucleotide sugar dehydrogenase — MIASIIHSIAKSLALKFCPDVWRKLTLWKSERAERPFWMERAKLLQLCPDNSRINRVPDAGKIIDGLQIMHNGIKVLAKSYYGKGGGSWLSSNGGCHEPQEEAVFDAVVNSLPAGSMMIELGAYWGFYSLWFSKVVPSSKVFLVEPMLENLQMGRENFEINRMSADFTRAFVGREQSVGADGVEIISVDGYVAKKNLKHIAILHSDIQGYELEMLEGARAFYQPRGWIMCLSPPIAWSCITNAATSWISSATRYLSVSTQNRPIHLMEFWLPVVLRSPPQILCILPSKENQANQPSKLTMPVTAPKIVVVGTGYVGLPAALMWARAGLSVVGVDINENVVRAINERTMTIKEEELHELMKHPVVQENLSASTSPCEGDVFVVAVPTPVDHARKTADLAFVESAVESFCPFLKKGNLVIIESTIPPRTCRDVVKPIIEKSTGLKVPEDIQLAHCPERILPGDIFREIVENDRLIGGMDEASTQAAADVYATFVKGALHHTDDISAELSKLMENTYRDVNIALANELAAICENLGADPRQVIGFANKHPRVKILNPGIGVGGHCIPVDPWFLREIAPYDSRLISTARLINDEMPLRVAGKIRRAVRDIPQPRIVLVGATYKRDWEDQRESPAPEVAAQLERDGYDFVHLDPLVPGKEYSTLAEAAKGADLIAVLVPHTRVVEELRSQDKAIRAAMRTPRIEFYEK, encoded by the coding sequence ATGATTGCTTCGATTATCCATAGTATTGCCAAGTCGCTTGCCTTGAAATTTTGCCCGGATGTCTGGCGCAAACTCACTCTGTGGAAGTCCGAACGCGCTGAGCGGCCCTTTTGGATGGAACGGGCGAAATTGCTTCAATTGTGCCCTGATAATTCTCGGATAAACAGGGTTCCTGATGCCGGGAAGATCATTGATGGTCTTCAGATAATGCATAACGGCATAAAGGTTCTTGCGAAAAGCTATTACGGGAAAGGAGGGGGTAGTTGGCTTTCATCAAACGGGGGGTGTCATGAGCCACAAGAGGAAGCGGTGTTCGATGCCGTCGTGAATTCTCTGCCTGCCGGCTCGATGATGATCGAGTTGGGCGCTTATTGGGGCTTCTATTCTCTTTGGTTCTCCAAGGTGGTTCCATCCTCCAAAGTGTTTCTTGTTGAACCCATGTTGGAAAACTTGCAGATGGGCAGAGAAAACTTCGAGATCAATAGGATGAGCGCTGACTTTACTCGGGCGTTTGTGGGGCGTGAGCAATCTGTTGGCGCTGACGGAGTCGAGATTATCAGCGTCGACGGGTATGTTGCCAAAAAGAATCTGAAACACATCGCTATCCTGCATTCCGATATTCAAGGGTATGAGCTGGAGATGCTCGAAGGAGCAAGGGCCTTCTATCAGCCAAGGGGGTGGATTATGTGTTTATCTCCACCCATAGCATGGAGCTGCATTACAAATGCCGCGACTTCTTGGATCAGTTCGGCTACAAGATACTTGTCAGTGTCGACACAGAACAGACCTATTCATTTGATGGAATTCTGGTTGCCTGTAGTCCTGAGATCACCCCCCCAAATTTTGTGCATCCTTCCATCAAAGGAGAATCAAGCAAACCAGCCCTCTAAGTTAACCATGCCTGTCACTGCTCCCAAAATTGTCGTCGTCGGAACCGGTTATGTCGGCCTGCCAGCCGCCCTCATGTGGGCGCGTGCGGGGCTTAGTGTCGTCGGTGTGGATATCAATGAGAACGTCGTCCGCGCTATCAATGAGCGCACGATGACCATCAAGGAGGAGGAACTGCACGAGCTGATGAAGCACCCGGTGGTACAGGAAAATCTGAGTGCCAGCACCTCGCCCTGTGAAGGGGATGTCTTCGTCGTCGCCGTTCCCACACCGGTCGATCATGCGCGAAAAACGGCTGATCTGGCCTTTGTGGAATCGGCAGTCGAGTCCTTCTGCCCGTTTTTGAAAAAGGGGAATCTCGTCATCATCGAGAGCACCATTCCGCCGCGGACCTGCCGGGATGTGGTGAAGCCGATAATTGAAAAAAGCACGGGCTTGAAGGTCCCTGAGGACATCCAACTGGCCCATTGCCCCGAGCGCATCCTGCCGGGTGACATCTTCCGCGAGATCGTGGAGAACGACCGCCTCATCGGCGGCATGGACGAGGCGTCCACCCAGGCTGCGGCTGATGTTTATGCCACTTTTGTCAAAGGGGCGCTCCATCACACCGATGACATCTCCGCCGAACTCTCGAAGCTCATGGAGAACACCTATCGGGATGTGAACATCGCGCTGGCGAACGAGCTGGCCGCCATTTGTGAAAATTTGGGAGCTGACCCGCGTCAGGTGATTGGTTTCGCCAACAAGCACCCGCGTGTGAAGATCCTGAATCCAGGCATCGGCGTGGGCGGCCACTGTATCCCGGTGGACCCGTGGTTCCTGCGCGAGATCGCCCCTTACGATTCGCGCCTCATCAGCACTGCTCGTCTCATCAATGACGAGATGCCCCTTCGTGTGGCCGGGAAGATCCGCCGAGCGGTGCGTGACATCCCGCAGCCGCGCATCGTGCTCGTGGGAGCCACTTATAAGCGTGACTGGGAAGATCAGCGTGAAAGCCCCGCGCCTGAAGTGGCCGCGCAGCTTGAGCGTGACGGTTACGATTTCGTGCATCTCGATCCGCTGGTGCCCGGCAAGGAATACAGCACGCTCGCCGAAGCGGCGAAGGGGGCCGATCTCATCGCTGTGCTCGTTCCTCACACACGCGTCGTCGAGGAGCTTCGTTCGCAGGACAAGGCCATCCGCGCGGCGATGCGCACGCCGCGCATCGAGTTTTATGAGAAGTAA
- the rffA gene encoding dTDP-4-amino-4,6-dideoxygalactose transaminase, whose protein sequence is MIPFNRSSLRGRELEYIFQTITIGQIAGDQTFSKKCHALLEAELGVKKALVTTSCTHALEMAAILLEIKEGDEVIVPSFTFVSTPNAFVMRGAKIVFCDVRPDTLNMDESKLEALITPRTKAIVPVHYAGVGCEMDEIMRIANQHGIPVVEDNAHGLFGKYKGRWLGTFGCMATQSFHETKNITCGEGGALLINDAKFAERAEIIREKGTNRARFFRGQVDKYSWVDVGSSYVMSDVLAAFLYAQLEVWPQIQKRRQQIWERYQIELADWCAGNGIRQPVVPAECEQAWHMYYLLLPSLEARMALIAHLKARNIIAVFHYLPLHISEFGSRFGGRAGDCPVTEDLSDRLLRLPFFNSITDAQQGEVIAAMKGVII, encoded by the coding sequence ATGATTCCCTTTAATCGCTCATCGCTGCGTGGTCGTGAGCTGGAATACATCTTCCAGACCATCACCATCGGCCAGATCGCAGGAGATCAGACCTTTTCCAAGAAGTGCCACGCACTGCTCGAAGCTGAACTAGGTGTGAAAAAAGCGCTTGTGACTACTTCCTGCACTCATGCGCTGGAAATGGCCGCCATCCTTCTAGAGATCAAGGAAGGCGACGAAGTCATTGTGCCTTCGTTCACCTTTGTCTCGACGCCGAACGCCTTTGTGATGCGTGGAGCGAAAATCGTCTTCTGCGATGTCCGGCCTGATACATTGAACATGGATGAGTCCAAGCTTGAGGCACTCATCACGCCACGCACAAAAGCCATCGTTCCCGTGCATTACGCAGGTGTAGGCTGCGAGATGGATGAAATCATGAGGATTGCAAACCAACACGGTATTCCCGTCGTTGAAGACAATGCACACGGTCTCTTCGGTAAATACAAAGGCCGCTGGCTTGGCACCTTTGGCTGCATGGCGACCCAAAGCTTCCACGAGACCAAAAACATCACCTGTGGCGAAGGTGGCGCACTTCTCATCAACGACGCCAAATTCGCCGAACGCGCCGAAATCATCCGCGAGAAAGGCACCAACCGCGCCCGCTTCTTCCGTGGCCAGGTGGACAAATACTCCTGGGTCGATGTCGGCAGTAGCTACGTGATGAGCGACGTGCTAGCCGCATTCCTCTATGCTCAGCTCGAAGTCTGGCCGCAAATTCAAAAGCGCCGCCAACAGATCTGGGAGCGTTATCAGATAGAACTGGCCGATTGGTGCGCTGGCAACGGCATCCGCCAGCCCGTGGTGCCTGCCGAGTGCGAGCAGGCCTGGCACATGTACTACCTGTTGTTGCCAAGTCTGGAGGCCCGCATGGCCCTAATCGCTCATCTCAAGGCCAGAAACATCATCGCCGTTTTCCACTACCTGCCGCTGCACATCTCCGAGTTCGGCTCCCGCTTCGGCGGCAGAGCAGGGGACTGCCCCGTCACCGAAGACCTCAGCGACCGCCTGCTGCGTCTGCCGTTCTTTAATTCCATAACCGATGCGCAGCAAGGCGAGGTTATCGCCGCCATGAAAGGGGTAATTATATGA
- a CDS encoding glycosyltransferase family 2 protein codes for MPQISIVIPVYKALECIVELHRRLTDAVSAITPDYELVWVEDCGKDGSWERMQQLAAGDRKLKAIKMSRNFGQHYAIAAGLDAADGEWIVVMDCDLQDKPEEIGKLFTKAQEGYDVVLARRHLRIDSFYRRFVSWLFIQIYNYLGDIKVDNSISNFSISSRRVIDSVRRFRERNRSFPIFRDAVGFKTTTVDVEHAARFAGKSSYSFLKLLDFAIQCIVAQSSKPLRLSIKIGFSLALASGFYAALLIFRYFYFGTALQGWTSTMVAVSFFFGLVLANLGVIGLYLGKIFDEVKGRPLYIVETALNLAPPIPVPATTGAATQRLVKE; via the coding sequence ATGCCTCAAATCTCCATCGTCATCCCGGTCTATAAAGCACTCGAGTGTATCGTCGAGCTTCATCGTCGGCTCACCGACGCCGTTTCGGCCATCACGCCGGATTACGAACTCGTGTGGGTCGAAGACTGCGGCAAAGACGGCTCTTGGGAGCGCATGCAGCAGCTCGCCGCAGGTGATCGCAAGCTCAAAGCCATCAAAATGAGCCGCAACTTCGGCCAGCACTACGCCATCGCGGCCGGACTCGATGCCGCAGACGGCGAATGGATCGTCGTCATGGACTGCGACCTTCAAGATAAGCCCGAAGAGATCGGCAAACTCTTCACCAAGGCTCAGGAAGGCTACGATGTCGTCCTCGCTCGCCGCCACCTGCGTATCGACTCCTTTTACCGTCGCTTCGTCTCCTGGCTGTTCATTCAGATCTACAACTACCTCGGCGACATCAAGGTGGACAACTCCATCTCGAATTTCTCCATCTCCTCCCGCCGCGTCATCGACAGCGTGCGCCGCTTTCGTGAGCGAAACCGCTCCTTCCCCATCTTCCGCGACGCCGTCGGCTTCAAGACCACCACTGTGGATGTCGAGCATGCAGCCCGCTTCGCTGGAAAAAGCTCTTATAGTTTTCTGAAGCTCCTCGACTTCGCCATTCAGTGCATCGTTGCGCAATCTAGCAAGCCGCTGCGCCTCTCCATCAAGATTGGCTTCTCCCTCGCTCTCGCTTCCGGGTTTTACGCAGCCTTGCTGATCTTCCGCTACTTCTACTTTGGCACCGCCCTGCAAGGCTGGACGAGCACGATGGTCGCTGTCAGCTTCTTCTTTGGCCTTGTGCTCGCGAATCTCGGTGTGATCGGCCTCTATCTCGGAAAAATCTTCGACGAGGTCAAAGGGCGGCCACTCTACATCGTCGAAACCGCGTTGAACCTCGCCCCACCCATTCCTGTGCCCGCCACCACAGGCGCGGCCACTCAGCGTCTGGTCAAAGAGTAA
- a CDS encoding acyl carrier protein yields the protein MNIAEFITHLESAIDSPVGSISAGQALSDILEWDSLAVVSFIALADAKYGKKVSPAALKDCKTVDDLAALVA from the coding sequence ATGAACATCGCCGAATTCATCACGCACCTCGAATCTGCCATCGACTCGCCAGTAGGAAGCATTAGCGCTGGTCAGGCTCTCTCCGACATCCTGGAGTGGGATTCACTCGCGGTGGTTAGTTTCATCGCATTGGCTGATGCCAAGTATGGCAAAAAAGTCTCTCCCGCTGCGCTCAAAGACTGCAAAACCGTCGATGACCTCGCCGCGCTCGTAGCCTGA
- a CDS encoding NAD-dependent epimerase/dehydratase family protein, producing MKLLVTGSSGLIGSEVVSYFSDLGWQVHGVDNNMRADFFGPQGDTRWNQARLLEKFPLFKHHELDIRDRRTVLTCLEQLKPDLVVHTAAQPSHDLAASRPFDDFDTNAVGTLNMLEATRLHAPEAVFVHMSTNKVYGDRPNTIRLKELETRWDYDDPVYENGITEEFSIDQSKHSLFGASKVASDILVQEYGRYFSMKCCALRGGCLTGPNHSGVELHGFLSYLIKCNLVGRQYKVFGYKGKQVRDNIHSFDVVRFMHEFYLSPRCGEVYNIGGGRENSVSILEAFDRISAISGKPMSWEYVDKNREGDHICYISDLSKIKTHYPRWNLTKNLDQVFGEICQASKGS from the coding sequence ATGAAACTGCTCGTCACCGGTTCTTCAGGCCTCATTGGTTCAGAGGTTGTCTCTTATTTCAGTGATCTTGGCTGGCAGGTTCACGGGGTGGACAACAACATGCGGGCGGACTTCTTCGGCCCCCAAGGAGACACCCGTTGGAACCAGGCCAGGTTGCTGGAGAAGTTCCCGTTATTCAAGCATCATGAGCTCGACATCCGTGACCGTCGCACGGTGCTCACCTGCCTGGAGCAGCTCAAGCCTGACCTAGTGGTTCACACAGCGGCCCAACCCAGCCATGATCTGGCGGCATCACGGCCCTTCGATGACTTCGACACCAATGCGGTTGGCACGCTGAACATGCTGGAGGCCACTAGGCTTCACGCACCCGAGGCGGTGTTTGTCCACATGAGCACCAACAAGGTGTATGGTGACCGCCCCAACACCATTCGTCTCAAGGAACTGGAGACACGCTGGGACTATGATGATCCCGTCTATGAAAATGGCATCACCGAGGAGTTTTCCATCGATCAGAGTAAGCACAGCCTCTTTGGAGCTTCCAAGGTGGCCTCAGATATTTTAGTTCAGGAGTACGGGCGTTACTTTAGCATGAAGTGTTGTGCCCTTCGGGGAGGCTGTCTGACTGGCCCGAATCACAGCGGGGTCGAGTTGCACGGCTTCCTGAGCTACCTGATCAAGTGCAATCTGGTTGGTCGGCAGTACAAGGTCTTCGGCTACAAGGGCAAGCAGGTCCGTGACAACATCCACAGCTTCGACGTCGTTCGATTCATGCATGAGTTCTACCTGAGCCCCCGCTGTGGCGAGGTCTATAACATTGGCGGCGGGCGGGAGAACAGCGTCTCGATTCTGGAGGCTTTTGATCGAATTTCAGCAATTTCGGGCAAGCCAATGAGCTGGGAATATGTGGATAAAAATCGTGAAGGAGATCACATTTGCTACATCAGCGACCTGTCGAAGATCAAGACGCACTACCCTCGTTGGAATCTTACAAAAAACCTAGATCAAGTGTTTGGTGAGATTTGCCAAGCTTCAAAAGGATCGTGA
- a CDS encoding class I SAM-dependent methyltransferase: MIFKLRALRDKHLLKVPPRALEPFVTHLPVLLGVGHLVQARRILEFGSGNHSSLAFLDRECFPHVEHVDSFENDPEWGASIAAKAAHDSRFRMHLLDGAVAKAVDDVDIESYDMIFIDDSVTSAERSATIRAVVARAPTRAVVLVHDFEQPPYRHALRGMKHIMRMTALNPNTGVGWNSEVLQMRSVKRLNKMLRQLGECDSLPPAAQISLMIRQTLS; encoded by the coding sequence GTGATCTTCAAACTTCGCGCTTTGAGGGACAAGCATCTCCTGAAAGTGCCACCGAGGGCGTTGGAGCCGTTTGTGACCCATCTGCCCGTGCTGCTGGGAGTGGGGCATCTCGTTCAGGCTCGGCGCATTTTGGAGTTTGGAAGCGGGAACCACAGTTCACTGGCCTTTTTGGACCGGGAATGCTTCCCGCATGTCGAGCATGTAGATTCCTTTGAGAACGATCCCGAATGGGGGGCTAGCATCGCGGCCAAGGCTGCGCACGATTCCCGTTTTCGAATGCATCTTCTGGACGGCGCGGTGGCAAAGGCGGTGGATGATGTGGATATTGAGTCTTACGACATGATCTTCATTGACGATTCCGTCACCTCCGCTGAGCGCAGCGCGACAATCCGCGCCGTGGTCGCTCGTGCGCCAACTCGTGCGGTGGTCTTGGTGCATGATTTTGAGCAGCCGCCCTACCGGCATGCGCTGCGGGGGATGAAGCACATCATGCGGATGACGGCGCTGAACCCCAATACTGGGGTCGGTTGGAACTCGGAGGTTCTGCAAATGCGTTCGGTGAAGAGGCTGAATAAAATGCTGCGGCAGTTGGGTGAATGTGATTCATTGCCGCCCGCCGCGCAGATCTCGCTGATGATCCGGCAAACCCTGAGCTAG